One region of Desulfobacterales bacterium genomic DNA includes:
- a CDS encoding UpxY family transcription antiterminator → MSGDNLTPAWYVLHTKSRFENVVHDGLVKKSVDVFLPKALVQSKRKDRKKMIRVPLFPGYLFVKTDLNPYAYLEILKTVGAVRLIGNKNEPISVANDVIDSLKIMVSGEFPIETGNRFQPGDRVVVLSGPFTGIVGIFVRYKGSGRVIVNVEALGQYAAVEVDAQDVEIQPAFLS, encoded by the coding sequence ATGAGTGGAGATAATCTGACACCCGCTTGGTATGTGCTGCATACGAAGAGCCGTTTTGAAAACGTAGTGCATGACGGGTTGGTTAAAAAATCGGTGGATGTATTTTTGCCCAAGGCGCTGGTTCAGAGTAAACGTAAGGACCGGAAAAAAATGATTCGGGTACCGCTGTTTCCGGGATATCTTTTTGTCAAAACGGATCTGAATCCTTACGCTTACCTGGAAATTCTTAAAACCGTCGGCGCCGTGAGGCTTATCGGGAATAAAAACGAACCGATTTCCGTCGCAAACGATGTGATCGATTCGCTCAAAATAATGGTCAGTGGGGAGTTTCCGATAGAGACGGGGAACCGATTCCAACCGGGAGACCGGGTGGTGGTATTAAGCGGGCCTTTCACGGGTATCGTCGGGATTTTCGTTCGCTATAAGGGAAGCGGGCGAGTGATCGTGAATGTGGAGGCGCTCGGCCAGTATGCGGCCGTGGAGGTTGATGCGCAGGATGTGGAAATCCAGCCGGCATTTCTATCATAA
- a CDS encoding HU family DNA-binding protein produces the protein MNKLEIIAALKNDANISKAEAAKVVQLFFDNMADAMAQGERVEIRGLCSFFVKEYKSYTGRNPKTGDKVVIKPKRLPFFKSGKELKERVDS, from the coding sequence ATGAACAAATTGGAAATTATTGCGGCATTGAAAAACGATGCAAACATTTCCAAGGCAGAGGCGGCAAAGGTGGTGCAGTTGTTTTTTGACAATATGGCCGATGCGATGGCTCAGGGAGAGCGTGTAGAAATTCGCGGCTTATGCAGCTTTTTTGTAAAAGAGTATAAAAGCTATACGGGGCGAAATCCCAAAACCGGCGATAAAGTTGTCATCAAGCCCAAACGCTTGCCGTTCTTTAAGTCCGGAAAAGAATTAAAGGAACGGGTTGATAGTTAA
- the holB gene encoding DNA polymerase III subunit delta', translated as MIVNGVIGFACIKDQQQPIRILTAFSRAGKIPHAMLFTGSDGVGKRTTALAFAMVCNCTGNRVSTGLNPGDDACAEAGADEMAGLPMACGQCRSCKKIQADSHPDVIRIAPVGQFVRIAQIRELLHILAMKPYEASWRVVIISDAHAMNSEAGNALLKVLEEPPDRTILILTARGTADLLPTIVSRCRRIRFNPLSRQSLAALLIENQALPADTANALAAMADGSYGRALRFYRQNWSDTRRWLIDAGGFLEVTPSTKRSISVLMALALRLVENKHKLMDAMDMLTILYRDLAVCGFRRGAIMNEDLASRIQRAAEHMNETDILLHMEAIETARKHIQANANARLTVERLLMRLAGHLPAAARAIGSA; from the coding sequence TTGATAGTTAATGGCGTGATCGGGTTTGCATGCATTAAAGATCAGCAACAGCCTATCCGTATTTTGACCGCCTTTTCCCGGGCAGGTAAGATACCGCATGCCATGCTATTTACGGGCAGTGACGGTGTCGGCAAGCGAACCACGGCTTTGGCCTTTGCCATGGTATGCAACTGCACGGGCAACCGGGTTTCCACCGGTTTGAATCCAGGCGATGACGCTTGCGCCGAGGCTGGCGCGGATGAAATGGCCGGGTTGCCGATGGCATGCGGACAGTGCCGCTCTTGCAAGAAGATTCAGGCCGATAGCCACCCGGATGTCATTCGAATTGCGCCGGTTGGACAATTTGTTCGGATCGCCCAGATTCGTGAATTGCTTCATATTCTGGCCATGAAGCCGTATGAGGCGAGTTGGCGGGTGGTGATTATTTCCGATGCTCACGCCATGAATTCGGAGGCGGGCAATGCCCTTTTGAAAGTTTTGGAAGAGCCTCCGGACCGAACGATTCTGATTTTAACCGCTCGTGGTACAGCAGACCTTCTTCCTACCATTGTTTCCCGCTGCAGGCGAATTCGATTCAATCCCCTGTCCAGGCAAAGCCTGGCGGCCTTGTTGATTGAAAACCAGGCATTACCCGCTGACACAGCCAATGCACTGGCCGCGATGGCGGACGGTAGTTATGGACGGGCGCTTCGTTTTTACCGGCAAAACTGGTCCGATACGCGCCGTTGGCTGATTGATGCCGGCGGGTTTCTGGAGGTGACGCCTTCCACCAAGCGTTCGATATCGGTCCTGATGGCTTTGGCGCTTCGATTGGTGGAGAATAAACATAAATTGATGGATGCAATGGATATGTTAACCATCCTTTACCGGGATTTGGCCGTGTGTGGATTTCGGCGGGGGGCAATCATGAACGAGGACCTTGCGAGCAGAATTCAGCGCGCCGCCGAACATATGAATGAGACGGATATCCTTTTACATATGGAGGCAATCGAGACGGCCCGTAAGCATATTCAGGCAAACGCCAATGCCCGGCTGACGGTTGAGCGCTTATTGATGCGCTTGGCGGGCCATCTGCCGGCAGCCGCTCGCGCCATCGGATCGGCTTGA
- a CDS encoding stage 0 sporulation family protein produces MKKVVGIRFKSAGKVYDFECGAYVLNPGDHVIVETEQGLGFGTVAMMPRPYDEMDAPRPLKKIFRPANQTDFSQIEKNRQTEKDAHAYCVECIKELNLSMNLFSVESTFDGGKLTFFFTAESRVDFRQLVKLLVKKLGARIEMRQVGIRNQAKMCGGLGRCGRVLCCASFLDKFEPVSIRMAKEQGLSLNPTKISGQCGRLMCCLTYEFETYRQLKKGLPKIGKKVMTEKGIGKVIRHNVIGNRISVRLEDGIEMEVPIDAIKKEDSEDNHTACDDEINDIEDLDITEQE; encoded by the coding sequence ATGAAAAAAGTAGTTGGAATCCGGTTTAAATCCGCAGGAAAGGTTTATGACTTTGAATGCGGTGCCTATGTGCTCAATCCGGGGGATCATGTGATTGTCGAAACCGAACAGGGGCTGGGGTTCGGCACTGTGGCGATGATGCCCCGGCCCTATGATGAAATGGATGCCCCCCGCCCGTTGAAAAAGATCTTTCGCCCGGCCAACCAAACCGATTTTTCTCAGATCGAAAAGAACCGGCAGACCGAAAAAGATGCGCATGCCTATTGTGTGGAGTGTATCAAGGAACTTAACCTGAGCATGAACCTTTTTTCAGTGGAAAGCACCTTTGACGGCGGTAAACTCACTTTTTTCTTTACCGCCGAATCACGTGTCGACTTTCGCCAATTGGTCAAGCTGTTGGTTAAGAAACTAGGGGCTCGGATTGAAATGCGCCAGGTGGGCATTCGAAATCAGGCCAAAATGTGTGGCGGGCTCGGCCGATGCGGTCGCGTGCTGTGTTGCGCCTCTTTTCTGGATAAATTTGAACCGGTGTCCATTCGAATGGCAAAGGAACAGGGGCTCTCATTAAATCCGACCAAAATTTCCGGCCAATGCGGCCGGTTGATGTGTTGCCTGACCTATGAGTTTGAAACCTACCGGCAATTAAAAAAAGGGTTGCCCAAAATCGGCAAAAAGGTCATGACGGAAAAAGGCATCGGCAAGGTGATTCGGCACAACGTTATCGGCAACCGGATTTCCGTTCGTTTAGAGGACGGCATCGAGATGGAGGTGCCGATCGATGCGATCAAGAAAGAGGATTCCGAAGACAATCATACCGCCTGCGACGATGAAATAAACGATATAGAAGATTTGGATATAACGGAACAGGAGTAA
- the metG gene encoding methionine--tRNA ligase, which produces MPSDTFYITTPIYYVNARPHLGHAYTTIVADVVSRFHSMKKQETFFLTGTDEHGDKIVRAAKKEGLSPRIYVDKISGLFRALWPELNIRHNAFIRTTDPSHIAVVEQILQKIYDQGDIYFSEYEGLYCYGCERFYTERELVDGKCPDHETAPEIIKESNYFFRMSNYQDWLIDHIKAHPDFIRPERYRNEVLSFLKEPLEDLCISRPKSRLQWGITLPFDVNYVTYVWFDALINYLSALGYPDGAQFKKFWPSVQHVVAKDILKPHGIYWPIMLKSAGIPVFNHLNVHGYWNIDQSKMSKSIGNVVDPLNLKNDYGVDAFRYFLMREMSFGLDAGFSEELLVQRINSDLANDLGNLFSRVIAMAHKYFSGVVPSVDGTVENDLKLGLQASAGRIVAEYDMAMEAFAFNKALGWVWEFINQLNKYIDTTAPWELAKKKTSRKELEAVIYNLLEGLRIISGLIYPVMPDTAVKMQTHLGMDPALPFYAIEQLKMWRLTQPGTRLPKSIVLFPRIDMQKNKTEASPVADSIPVETELKPEITIEDFAKVDLRVATVVKAQAVPRAKKLLELEVDMGTRRTIVSGIALQYEPEDLVGKQVIIIANLKPAKLMGVLSKGMLLAAVDDAGPTIATVDKAVKPGTRLS; this is translated from the coding sequence ATGCCCTCGGATACATTTTACATTACTACCCCAATCTATTATGTGAATGCGCGTCCGCATTTGGGCCATGCATATACCACCATCGTTGCGGACGTAGTCTCCCGGTTTCATTCCATGAAAAAACAGGAGACGTTTTTTCTGACCGGTACGGATGAGCACGGTGATAAAATTGTTCGTGCCGCGAAAAAAGAAGGGCTTTCCCCGAGAATCTACGTGGATAAGATCAGTGGGCTGTTCAGGGCGCTGTGGCCGGAGTTGAATATTCGGCACAATGCCTTTATTCGTACCACGGATCCTTCCCATATCGCCGTGGTAGAGCAAATTCTTCAAAAGATTTATGATCAGGGGGATATCTATTTCAGCGAATACGAGGGGCTTTACTGTTACGGCTGCGAGCGGTTTTATACGGAACGCGAGTTGGTGGACGGCAAATGCCCGGACCATGAAACCGCGCCGGAAATCATAAAGGAATCGAATTATTTTTTCCGGATGAGCAATTATCAGGATTGGCTGATCGACCATATTAAAGCGCATCCCGATTTTATTCGTCCCGAGCGTTATCGGAACGAGGTACTGTCTTTTCTCAAAGAACCATTGGAAGATCTTTGTATTTCAAGGCCCAAGTCCAGGCTACAATGGGGCATCACCCTTCCGTTTGACGTTAATTATGTCACCTATGTGTGGTTTGATGCGCTGATCAATTACTTAAGCGCGCTGGGGTATCCGGATGGCGCGCAGTTTAAGAAGTTTTGGCCTTCGGTGCAACATGTGGTGGCCAAGGACATTCTGAAACCTCACGGTATTTACTGGCCGATCATGCTCAAATCCGCGGGTATTCCCGTTTTTAATCACCTCAATGTGCATGGATACTGGAATATCGATCAGAGCAAAATGTCCAAAAGCATCGGGAATGTCGTGGATCCGCTGAATTTGAAAAATGATTACGGTGTGGATGCGTTTCGCTATTTTTTAATGCGCGAGATGTCCTTTGGCTTGGATGCCGGTTTTTCCGAGGAATTGCTGGTTCAGCGCATCAACTCGGATTTGGCCAATGATTTGGGAAATTTATTTTCAAGAGTCATTGCCATGGCGCATAAGTATTTTTCCGGGGTGGTGCCGAGTGTGGATGGAACCGTTGAAAATGATCTGAAGCTAGGGTTGCAGGCTTCGGCCGGAAGAATAGTGGCCGAGTATGACATGGCCATGGAGGCGTTTGCCTTTAACAAGGCTTTGGGCTGGGTCTGGGAATTTATTAATCAGCTCAACAAATATATCGATACGACAGCTCCCTGGGAACTTGCGAAGAAAAAAACGAGTCGGAAAGAGCTTGAAGCTGTCATTTACAACCTTTTGGAAGGGCTTCGAATCATTTCCGGCTTGATTTATCCGGTGATGCCGGATACGGCTGTAAAGATGCAGACGCATCTGGGAATGGATCCCGCTTTGCCGTTTTATGCCATCGAACAATTAAAGATGTGGCGGCTCACGCAACCGGGAACCCGGCTGCCGAAATCAATCGTTCTTTTTCCCCGGATTGACATGCAGAAGAATAAAACGGAGGCATCTCCCGTGGCGGACTCGATTCCCGTGGAGACGGAATTAAAACCGGAAATTACCATAGAAGATTTTGCCAAGGTTGACCTGCGGGTTGCGACCGTGGTAAAGGCTCAGGCAGTCCCCCGGGCTAAAAAACTGCTTGAACTTGAAGTCGATATGGGAACTCGGCGGACCATTGTGTCCGGAATTGCGCTCCAATATGAACCCGAGGACCTGGTTGGGAAACAGGTTATTATTATCGCCAACCTCAAACCCGCCAAACTCATGGGCGTTTTATCCAAAGGAATGTTGCTGGCTGCGGTGGATGACGCCGGCCCGACCATCGCCACAGTGGATAAGGCGGTTAAGCCGGGGACGCGATTAAGCTAG
- a CDS encoding penicillin-binding transpeptidase domain-containing protein, translating into MMALNPKIDLKNTPRMDWRTAQRLYQRKALVRRKLVPRVVCLAVLTLLIWGGQRYLSDVMNREDSLVSPVATDKHIGTKLNSPLTKSDIQTLLVNEPITNLTEQSFTLQVHGTPVHVDTSLDLSLQQFLLDRLKGSISRHTGMVVLEPATGRILAMVGFNKQPTDINPCLDSQFPAASVFKIVTASAALEAGGLNPDSALSFNGGKYTLYKTQLKENNSRYTSRTSLKDAFAQSINPVFGKLGCLRLGQSVLTKYADAFGFNRQIDFEAAIQPSSVTLTDERYQLAEIASGFNRRTTLSPLHGALIAAAIVNGGQMPEPTIIDSITEPNGTLLYRGGKFMVGPTIRAETCDQLQQLMQGTIRSGTCRKAFRGYQKDRVLSQLAIGGKTGSIDNQTRDARIDWFVGFAEEKNGQKAIALAIVVAHEDYIGTRANEYAKMVIKHYFNDYFSARRATPQKSARS; encoded by the coding sequence ATGATGGCCTTAAATCCCAAGATCGATCTGAAAAATACACCCCGAATGGATTGGCGCACCGCTCAACGCCTTTATCAGCGGAAGGCCCTTGTTCGCCGAAAACTTGTGCCTCGTGTTGTTTGCCTGGCCGTCTTGACCCTCCTGATTTGGGGGGGGCAACGGTATCTTTCGGACGTTATGAACCGGGAAGACAGCCTGGTTTCCCCGGTTGCAACGGACAAGCACATTGGTACCAAGCTTAATTCTCCGCTGACCAAGAGTGATATACAGACACTGTTGGTAAATGAGCCCATTACGAATCTGACAGAACAGAGTTTTACGCTGCAAGTGCATGGAACGCCGGTTCATGTCGATACCAGTCTCGATCTTTCTTTGCAGCAATTTTTGCTGGATCGACTAAAGGGCTCCATTTCCCGGCATACCGGCATGGTCGTCCTGGAGCCCGCAACCGGTCGAATTCTGGCCATGGTCGGTTTTAACAAGCAGCCAACCGACATCAATCCTTGTCTGGACAGTCAATTTCCGGCCGCCAGCGTGTTTAAAATCGTCACAGCGTCTGCGGCATTGGAAGCGGGCGGCTTGAACCCGGATTCGGCACTTTCTTTCAACGGCGGCAAATACACCTTGTATAAAACCCAGCTCAAGGAAAATAACTCCCGCTACACGAGCCGAACTTCCTTAAAAGACGCCTTTGCGCAGTCCATCAATCCGGTTTTCGGTAAGTTGGGCTGTTTGCGATTGGGACAGTCCGTTCTCACCAAGTATGCGGATGCCTTTGGCTTCAATCGCCAGATAGACTTTGAAGCGGCAATTCAGCCTAGCAGCGTGACATTAACGGACGAGCGATACCAACTGGCCGAGATTGCCAGCGGTTTTAACCGGCGGACCACCTTATCCCCGCTTCATGGTGCGTTGATTGCCGCGGCCATTGTCAATGGGGGACAGATGCCTGAGCCGACCATCATTGATTCCATTACCGAACCGAACGGCACGCTGTTGTATCGAGGCGGAAAATTCATGGTTGGCCCAACCATTCGCGCCGAGACTTGTGATCAGCTTCAGCAGTTGATGCAGGGAACCATTCGTTCCGGCACCTGCCGAAAAGCATTTCGGGGATATCAAAAAGACCGCGTGTTATCGCAGTTGGCTATCGGCGGAAAAACAGGCTCCATTGATAATCAGACTCGGGATGCCCGTATCGATTGGTTTGTGGGGTTTGCGGAAGAAAAGAACGGGCAAAAGGCGATTGCGCTGGCGATTGTGGTTGCCCATGAAGACTATATCGGCACCCGGGCCAACGAGTATGCCAAAATGGTCATCAAACATTATTTCAATGATTATTTTTCAGCCCGCCGGGCAACGCCCCAAAAGAGCGCCAGGAGCTAA
- a CDS encoding DegT/DnrJ/EryC1/StrS family aminotransferase: MPGFEIFGDEERKEVGDVLETGVLFRYGFDGARKGHWKAKAFESALSEKLGVKYCHLCSSGTAALSIALAACGIGAGDEVIVPPFTFLATIEAVINAGAIPVFSEIDETLCLDPKSIEAVVTPRTRAVITVHMCGAMAQIDQIRRLCDDKGLVLIEDACQAVGGTFRGKALGSFGHMGCFSFDAVKTITCGEGGAVITDDSNRYLLAAAFSDHGHDHIGNDRGLENHEILGANYRICELNAAVGLAQLRKLDCIIETQRANKKAIKDALNKYSEVRFRHLPDPAGDSATFLSFLLPSETRARQIAGALGQAGVDGCFYWYDNNWHYIRRWDHLRRLSSPAPLSITRLNHPSACDYNNLSLPQSDGIMSRTLSMQIKLSWTPAQLQQRIEAICGVFARD; encoded by the coding sequence ATGCCGGGATTCGAAATTTTCGGCGATGAGGAAAGAAAAGAGGTGGGAGACGTTCTGGAAACGGGCGTTTTGTTCCGCTACGGGTTTGACGGGGCGCGCAAGGGCCATTGGAAAGCCAAGGCATTTGAATCCGCACTTTCCGAAAAACTCGGCGTGAAGTACTGCCATTTATGCTCTAGCGGTACGGCGGCGTTGAGTATCGCCCTTGCTGCCTGCGGAATCGGCGCCGGTGATGAAGTGATTGTGCCGCCCTTTACCTTTTTGGCCACGATTGAGGCGGTAATCAACGCGGGTGCCATTCCCGTGTTCTCGGAAATTGATGAAACGCTGTGCCTTGATCCTAAAAGTATAGAGGCGGTGGTGACACCGCGGACCCGAGCGGTGATCACGGTTCATATGTGCGGTGCCATGGCTCAAATCGATCAAATCCGCCGCCTTTGCGATGATAAGGGCCTGGTCCTGATTGAAGATGCCTGCCAGGCCGTGGGCGGCACTTTTCGGGGAAAAGCGCTGGGAAGTTTTGGCCACATGGGGTGCTTTTCGTTTGATGCCGTTAAGACCATTACCTGCGGCGAGGGCGGGGCGGTGATCACCGACGATTCAAATCGCTATCTTCTTGCCGCCGCCTTTTCGGATCACGGTCACGATCATATCGGAAATGACAGAGGCCTTGAAAACCATGAAATTTTGGGCGCCAACTACCGAATCTGTGAACTGAATGCAGCGGTCGGCTTGGCGCAATTGCGAAAGCTGGACTGTATTATAGAAACGCAACGGGCCAATAAAAAAGCGATTAAGGACGCCCTAAATAAATATTCCGAGGTTCGTTTTCGGCATCTTCCCGATCCTGCCGGAGACTCGGCCACCTTTCTGTCTTTCTTGCTGCCCAGCGAGACGCGCGCTCGTCAGATTGCGGGGGCATTGGGACAGGCAGGCGTGGACGGATGTTTTTATTGGTATGATAATAACTGGCATTATATTCGCAGATGGGATCACTTGCGGCGGCTCTCTTCCCCGGCACCGCTATCGATAACCCGTTTGAATCATCCTTCGGCCTGCGATTATAACAACCTTTCTTTACCCCAATCGGATGGAATCATGAGCAGGACCCTTTCAATGCAGATTAAGTTATCCTGGACACCGGCGCAGTTGCAGCAGCGGATTGAGGCGATTTGCGGGGTGTTTGCGCGTGATTGA
- a CDS encoding iron-containing alcohol dehydrogenase family protein — protein sequence MFRNFKVVSHVVFGRGCFAQLGDILAPRRRADSSCVVFLVDDVFKNGELERRLPMQDNDRRIWVNVTDEPKTKYVDALTAEIKTVTGRLPDGVIGIGGGSTMDLAKAVSLMLTNPGSSADYQGWDLIQQPAVYHVGIPTLSGTGAEVSRTTVLSGPERKLGINSDHTVFDQVVLDPELIENAPDEQRFYTGMDCYIHCVESLTGTYLNEFSKAYGGKSLELCRDVFLHPRSAEGEDKLMMASYFGGMSIAYSQVGVCHALSYGLSYVLGLHHGIGNSIVFDYLEEFYPEGVREFRIMADKNGILLPRNLVAGMSNENMEKMIDVALFLAPLWENALGSDWKKLMTRERIRGFYERM from the coding sequence ATGTTCCGGAATTTTAAAGTGGTTTCGCACGTGGTATTCGGCCGTGGCTGCTTTGCCCAGTTGGGTGATATTTTAGCACCCCGGCGCCGTGCAGATTCTTCTTGTGTGGTGTTCTTAGTGGATGATGTATTTAAAAACGGCGAGTTAGAGCGTCGGTTGCCGATGCAGGACAATGACCGTCGTATTTGGGTCAATGTGACGGATGAGCCCAAAACAAAATACGTCGATGCACTGACTGCCGAGATCAAGACCGTAACCGGCCGGTTGCCCGATGGGGTGATTGGTATCGGGGGCGGCAGCACCATGGATTTGGCCAAAGCGGTTTCACTCATGCTGACAAATCCAGGCAGTTCCGCAGATTATCAGGGATGGGATCTGATTCAACAGCCGGCAGTATACCACGTTGGCATTCCCACGCTGTCCGGAACCGGCGCCGAGGTTTCCCGCACGACCGTATTATCCGGGCCGGAAAGGAAATTGGGCATCAACTCGGATCACACGGTATTTGACCAGGTGGTGCTCGATCCGGAGCTGATTGAAAACGCCCCGGACGAGCAGCGATTTTATACCGGTATGGATTGTTATATTCATTGCGTGGAGTCGCTGACCGGAACCTATTTAAACGAATTCAGCAAGGCTTACGGCGGGAAATCCCTTGAATTGTGCCGAGATGTCTTTTTGCACCCCAGAAGCGCTGAAGGCGAAGATAAACTCATGATGGCGTCCTATTTCGGGGGCATGAGCATCGCCTATTCGCAGGTGGGGGTTTGCCATGCACTTTCCTACGGGCTTTCCTATGTGCTGGGCCTGCATCACGGGATCGGCAACAGCATCGTTTTTGATTACCTGGAGGAGTTTTACCCGGAAGGGGTTCGGGAATTTCGTATCATGGCGGATAAAAACGGCATTTTGCTACCGCGTAACCTCGTAGCCGGCATGTCCAATGAGAACATGGAAAAAATGATCGATGTGGCGCTTTTTCTGGCGCCGCTTTGGGAAAACGCCCTTGGAAGCGATTGGAAAAAACTAATGACGCGGGAACGAATCAGGGGCTTTTACGAAAGGATGTAG